The following nucleotide sequence is from Streptomyces pactum.
CACCGGGCCGATCGATACGCCACACTCCTCCCGCTTTGGCGGCGGAATTGTTAGGCTCGTGGTTTCGCCCGGCTTCGAAGGCGCACCCTTCTGAGTAGGGCGTTCATTTGTATTCCCAGTACCGACGAGGAGCACCTGTGACCCAGACCAGCGAGAACGTCACCTGGCTGACCCAGGAGGCGTACGACCAGCTCAAGGCCGAGCTGGAGTATCTGTCGGGTCCCGCACGGGTCGAGATCGCCAAGAAGATCGAGGCTGCCCGCGAGGAGGGTGACCTGCGGGAGAACGGCGGGTACCACGCCGCCAAGGAGGAGCAGGGCAAGCAGGAGCTTCGCGTGCGCCAGCTGACCCAGCTCCTGGAGCACGCCAAGGTCGGCGAGGCTCCGGCGGACACCGGCGTGGTCGCGCCGGGCATGGTGGTCACCATCGCCTTCGACGGAGACCCGGACGACACGCTGACCTTCCTGCTGGCCTCCCGCGAGTACGCGAGCTCGGACGTCGAGACCTACTCGCCGCAGTCCCCGCTGGGCCAGGGCGTGAACGGCAAGAAGGTCGGCGAGGACGCGGAGTACGAGCTGCCGAACGGCAAGACCGCCTCGGTGCGCATCCTGGAGGCCAAGCCCTACCAGGGCTGACGCGGCCCGCGGACGCACCGCGGCCGCCTCGCGGGACCGGCCAAGCGGGCGTGCCCGCCGCCCCCCGCACCCGCTCCCGGCGGCGCGCGGGCCGCCCCCGCCCGGATCCCCGCGATCCGCCCGGCCCCGGCCGGGGTGAGCGGCCCGCGGCGCCCGGTCAGCGCCGGTGCGGTCACCGCCCGTACGGGCCCCGGGCCCCGACCGACGACGATCCGGACCCCCGGCGCACCCCGCGCCGGGGGTCCGGCCGTACCGGGGGTCCGGTCGGTACCGGGGGCCCGGCCGTACCCGGGGTCCGGTCGGTGCCGGGGTCCGGTCGGTGACGGCCACCTTCGGCCCCTACCGGGGCTCCGGTCGGTCCCGAGGGTCCGGTCGTGCGGGGCCCGGTCCGTACCGGGCTCCGGCCGATGACGAGTTCCCCGGGGCCACCGCCCCGGGGCGCGGCCGGGAAGCCGGGGCGCCACTGCCCGGGGTGCCGCGGCCCCGGCGCCCCGGGCCCCGCCGCGGCTCACCGCCCGCGCGTCAGGCCGCGGCGGACCGGTACCGGCGGACCGCCAGCGTCCGGAAGAACGCGATGATCAGGACCGACCAGAGCACCGAGGCGAGCACCGGGTGCCGCATCGGCCAGGCGTCCGGCACCGGGTACCCGGCAGGCAGGTTGCCGAAGAGTTCCCGGCACGCCTGCACCGTGGTGCTGAACGGGTTCCACTCGGCGATGTGCCGCAGCGCGGCGGGCATGTTCTCCGAGGGCACGAAGGCGTTGGAGATGAACGTCAGCGGGAACAGCCACAGCAGCCCGCCGGACGTGGCCGCCTCGGGGGTGCGCACCGACAGGCCGATCAGCGCGCCGATCCAGGAGAAGGCGTAGCCCAGCAGGAGCAGCAGCCCGAACGCGGCCAGCGCGCGGAGCGCCCCGTCGTGCACCCGCCAGCCGACGATCGCCGCCACCACCGCGAGCACCACCAGGGTGAGCGCCGTCTGCACCAGGTCCGCCAGGGTGCGTCCGGTGAGCACCGCGCCGCGGGTCATCGGCAGGGACCGGAACCGGTCGATCAGGCCCTTGTGCATGTCCTCGGCGATCCCGGCGCCCGCGCCGGCGGTGGCGAAGGTGACGGTCTGCGCGAAGATGCCGGCCATCAGGAACTCCCGGTAGGCCGCCGGGTCGGTCTGCCCGCCGACGTCGATGGAGCCGCCGAAGACGTAGCTGAAGAGCACCACGAACATGATCGGCTGGATCAGGCCGAAAATCACCACTTCCGGAATCCGGACCATCCGGATGAGGTTGCGCCGGGCCACGATGAGCGAGTCGCGCACCGAACGGGCGATCCGGCCCCGCTCGGGCGGGGTGTACAGGCCGCCCACCACCCCGGTGGGCTCCTCGCCGTGGAGGGTGGTCATCGCACGGCCTCCTTCCCCGCACCGCCGTCCGCCGCCGCCCGGTCCCGCCCGCCGTCGCCGGCCGTGCCGCGCCGGTCGGCGTCCGGGCCGCCGCCGTCCTCGGCGCCCTCGGCGCGGTGCCCGGTCAGGGAGAGGAACACGTCGTCCAGAGTGGGCCGGCGCAGCCCGATGTCGTCGATCTCCACGCCCCGGCCGTCCAGCTCCCGGATGATCTCCGCCAGCAGCCGGGCGCCGCCGGTGACCGGGACGGTGACCTTGCGGGTGTGCTCCTGCACCGCGGCCTCGCCCGCGCCCAGCCGGCGCAGCACCTCGCGGGCGACCGGGAGGTGCCCGCGGTCGCGCACCACGACCTCCGCCCGCTCGCCGCCGGTGCGCGCCTTGAGCTGGTCGGAGGTGCCGCGGGCGATCACCCGGCCCTGGTCCATCACCACGATGTCGTCCGCCAGCCGGTCGGCCTCCTCCAGGTACTGGGTGGTGAGCAGCAGCGTGGTGCCCTGGGCCACCAGGTCCTCGATGACCTCCCACAGCGCCTGCCGGTTGCGCGGGTCCAGGCCGGTGGTGGGCTCGTCCATGAACATCACGGGCGGGCTGACCACCAGCGCGGCGGCCAGGTCCAGCCGGCGCCGCATCCCGCCGGAGTACGTGCGGGCCGGGCGGTCGGCCGCGGCGGCCAGCCCGAACCGCTCCAGCAGCACCGCCGCGCGGGCCTTCGCGTCCCGGCCGCTGAGCTGGTACAGCTCACCGACCATGCGCAGGTTCTCGCGTCCGGTGAGGTACTCGTCCACCGCGGCGAACTGCCCGGACAGGCCGATGGACCGCCGGACCCGGTCGGGGTGGCGCAGCACGTCCAGCCCGGCCACCACGGCCCGGCCGCTGTCCGGTGTCAGCAAGGTGGTCAGCACCCGGACCGCCGTGGTCTTGCCGGCCCCGTTGGGCCCGAGGAGACCGAGCACGGTCCCCTCGGGCACGTCGAGGTCCACGCCGTCCAGGGCCCTCACCGCGCCGAAGGTCTTCACCAGTCCCTCGGCGCGGATGGCGTCCGGCATATCGCCCCCAGGAGGTGTCTCGGGATCGAGTCGTCGCCGGGCGGTTGCCCGTCCTCCCGTTGTACGCTCCGCCGCCGGTTACGGCATCAGCTGTGCGCCCCGCCGCCGAACGCCGGCGGCGCATGTGCGCCACCGGCGCCGGTCGCGCCACCGTCGATCACCGGCCACGGCGCCGCCGGCACCGGTCACGGCACCACCGTTCACCGGTCACGGCACCGCCGGTTACCGGTCACGGCACCCGTGGTGTCACCCGGTACGTCCCGGCACCGGTGGTCGCACGCGGTGACGCCCCCGGGGCCGGTGGTACGGCGCCGGTCGGTCCCGCTCCGGGACGGTCACGGCATCACGGTGTACCCGGCCCCGCTCAGCGCCTTGGCCACCTGGGCGCAGTGCTCGGGCCCCTCGGTCTCCAGGTGCAGCTCCACCTCCGCCTCGGTGAGCCCGAGCCGCGGATCGGTCCGTACGTGGCTGACGTCCAGGACGTTGGCGTCCACCTCGGACAGCACCGCGAGCAGGGTGGCGAGCGCGCCGGGGCGGTCGGTCAGCCGCAGCCGCAGGGACAGGTAGCGGCCGGCGGCGGCCATGCCGTGGCGGAGTATGCGCTGCATCAGCAGCGGGTCCACGTTGCCGCCCGACAGCACCGCGACCACCGGCCCCTGGAAGGAGTCCGGCGCGCTCAGCAGCGCCGCCACCGGGCTCGCCCCGGCCGGCTCGACCACCAGCTTGGCCCGCTCCAGGCAGAGCAGCAGCGCACTGGAGAGCGCGTCCTCGGAGACGGTGCGGACCTCGTCGACGAGTTCGCCGACGATGCCGAACGGCACGTCGCCGGGGCGGCCGACCTTGATGCCGTCGGCCATCGTGGCGGGCTCGTGGATGGACACCGGGCGTCCGGCGGCCAGCGACGGCGGGTACGCCGCGGCACCGGCCGCCTGCACCCCGACGACCCGCACATCGGGCCGTAGCGCCTTCACCGCCACCGCGATCCCGGCCGCCAGACCGCCGCCGCCGATGCCCACCACGATGGTGCGCACCTCGGGGCACTGCTCAAGGATCTCCAGCCCCACCGTGCCCTGGCCGGCGATGACGTCGGGGTGGTCGAACGGGTGGATGAAGACCGCGCCGGTCTCCTGGGCGTACTGCTGGGCGGCGCGCAGCGTCTCGTCCACCACGTGTCCGTGCAGCCGTACCTCGGCGCCGTACTCCCGGGTCGCGGCGACCTTCGGGAGCGGGGCGCCCACCGGCATGAAGACCGTGGAGCGCACGCCGAGCAGCGAGGCGGCCAGGGCGACGCCCTGGGCGTGGTTGCCGGCGCTCGCCGCCACCACCCCGGCCGCCCGTTCCCGCTCGGAGAGCCCGGCGATGCGCACATAGGCGCCGCGCACCTTGAAGGAGCCGGTGCGCTGGAGGTTCTCGCACTTGAAGTGGACCGGTGAGCCGAGCAGCCCGGTGAGGAACCGGCTGCCCTCCAGCGCGGTGGTCCGGGACACCCCGGAGAGCATGCGCTGGGCGGCGCGGACGTCCTTGAGCGAGACGGCCCGCGGCGAGGCGGGGCCGGCTGCCGCGGCGGGCGTGGTGGTGGCGGTGCCGTGGGTGGTGGCGGTGCCGGGGCCGGTGGTTCCGGCAGGGGCGGGGACGGCGGGCGCGGTGGCGTCCGCCGGCCGGGCGCCGGACGCGGTGGCGTCCTGCGCGGCGTGCGGGGGCGACGTCGGAGAGGCGTCGCCGGGCGTACCGGGCCGGGCCCGGTCCCCCGCCGCCTCCGCCGCCGGGTCCCCGGCGCGTGGTGTGGGTCGTGCTGCCATGCGGCCAGTCTCGCAGTTCCCTCCCCGCGCGCCTCTTGCGGCCGGATCGCGACGGCAGGTTTGTGCAGCACGGCTACGGGCCACCCCGGGGCCGCGTACTCTGTGCCCCATCCCACAGACCACCGCAAGAAGTGAGCCTTAGGCCATGCCCACCTCATCGGACATGACGACGCAACTCGATACGAACGTACTCGACGCCCTTCAGCACCAGGTCGCCCTCTTCGCCCGGCGCGCGGAGCAGACCCGGCTCGGTGGCATCGGCAACGCCCGGAACTCCATGGACCGCGCCGCGTATCTGCTGCTCAACCGGCTGGACCAGGAGGGTCCGATGGGGGTCAAGGCACTGGCCGCCGGGATGGGCATCGACTCCTCCACGGTGACCCGCCAGGTGGCTCCGCTGGTGGATTCCGGCATGGTCAAGCGGACCTCGCACCCCGAGGACGGGCGTGCGGTGGTCCTCCAGCTGTCCCCGCGCGGCAAGGCCCGGCTGGAGGAAGTCCGGTCCTCCCGGCGGGACTTGATGGCGTTGGTGACCGAGGAGTGGACACCGGATGAGCGCGATGTCTTCTGTGAATTGCTGACCCGTTTCAACACCGCGCTGTCCGCCGTGCACACCGCCATGCCCCAGGCCTCGCCGGCCTCTTGACCCCACGGCCGTGCTGCCGTGTCCTGAAAGGTACGGGAGGCACGGTGGAGAAGCGGCGGACGGAACGGGACGGCCGCCGGGCCCGGGAATTCGAGGCATTCGTCGCGGGCGCCGGAGGACGGCTGCTGCATGCCGCCGCGCTGCTGACCGGCGAACCGCCGCAGCGGTGCCCGGCCGCCGAGGACCTGCTGATCCACGCCCTCGCCCGCACCTACGCGGCCTGGGACACCCTGCGCGGCGAGGACCCCTACGACCGCGCCCGCCAGGAGCTCGCCGCCCGCTTCGCCTGCACCGCCTGGCGCTACCGCACCGCGCCGTGGCGGACGCCGCCGCCGGCCGGCACCACGACCGGTGACCGGGGCGGCGGCACGGACGGCGGCCGGGACGGCGGCGCGGACGGTGGCCGGGACGGCGGCGCGGACCGAGCGGGTAGGGGGAGCGGTACGGACGGGAGCCGCAAGGCGGACGGCGGCGCCGGTACGGCCGGGGCCGTACGGGACTGGTTCCGGCGGATCCGGTTCCGGCGGAACCGGCCGGGCACCGGGCGCGGCGGCTGGTCCGGCGGGGGGCTGCTGGACCGCCTGACCCCGCAGGAACGGCTGGTGCTGGTGCTCCGCATCCGCGAGGGCGTCGCCGAGGAGCAGGCCGCCGCCGTGCTGGGCCTGCCCCCGGACCGGGTGCGCGCGCTGTGCAACCGCGCGGTGTTCCGGCTGGCCGACGCCACCAGGCCGCCCGGACCCCGCGGCGGGAGCGGCACCCGGACCGGACGCGCGCCGGACGGCCGTCCCGCCGGGGCGGCGCCGGAGCGGGGCGGTGCCCAGGACGGACCCGGGGACGGTGCCCGGGACGGACTCCGGGGCGGGGGGCCGGGCCGGCCGGTGAGCGGGCCCGCCGGTCCCGTGGCCACGGCGCCCGTGCCGTCCGCCCCGAAGGTTCCGGGGGCGGCGCCATGAGCCGTCCGGAGCGCAGGGAGGACCGGGTACGCCGGATGCTGGACGGCCCGCCCCGCCCGGTCCTGCCGCCGGCCCTGGCCGACCGCGCCGCGGACCGGGGCCGCCGCGTGCTGCGCCGGCGCCGGGCGGCGCGGGCGGTGGGCTGGTGGCTGCTGTTCGCCGCGGTCGTCGCCTTCACGGTCTGGGCGGTGATCACCGAGCCCTGGACGACCCCGCCGCTGGACAGCACCCCGGTCGAGGGCTGGTGAGCCGGCGGCGACCCGTCGGACTCCGCGCCGGCGCCGGCTGCGGCCGCACCGGCACCGGGCTCCGGCCGCACCGGCCGGGCCACGTCACCCTCCGCCCGTACGGCACCGGTGAGCCCGCCCGTACGACCGGGTCCGGGCCGGAGGAAGGCGGGAACGGCGGCCCGTACCCGGCGCGCACACCACGCGGGCACGCCCCTGCGGGCCCACGGACCACGAGGGATGCCGGGCACGGGCGGAGAACCGGAACACACGACGCGGGCGCGGAACGCACAACGCGTGCCCCGGAACGCACGACGCGTGCCCCGGGCACACGGCGCCCGGCGCCGAACACACGGCGCGAGCCCCGGACACACTGCGCCGGGCGTGGAACGCACGACGCCGGCGCGGAACACACCACACGAGACCCGGACACACGACGCGGGCGCGGGCCGGCAGGTCACCCCGCCGGGCCCCCGCGCCCGCGCCCGCACGCCCGCGCCCGCGTGGCGCGTGCCGTCGTCACCACCACCCGGTCACCGGCCCGTGGCCACCACGGTGACGGGGCCGCCGGCCGGGCCCGCGTCCGGGCGGCGCGGGTGGCTCAGCCCAGGGCCTGCGACAGGTCGGCGAGCAGGTCGTCCACGGCCTCGATGCCGACCGACAGCCGCACCAGGTCGGCGGGGACCTCCAGGGCCGAACCCGCCGTGGAGGCGTGGGTCATCCGCCCCGGGTGCTCGATCAGCGACTCCACCCCGCCCAGCGACTCGCCCAGGGTGAACAGCCGGGCGCGGTTGCAGACCTCGACCGCCGCCTCCTCGCCGCCGGCCACCCGGAACGACACCATGCCGCCGAACGCCCGCATCTGCTTGGCGGCCACCTCGTGGCCCGGGTGCTCCGGGAGCCCCGGGTAGTAGACCTGGGTGACCTTGGGGTGCGAGACCAGCAGCTCGGCGACGCGCGAGGCGTTGGCGCAGTGCCGGTCCATGCGGACCGCCAGCGTCTTGGCGCCGCGCAGCACCAGCCAGGCGTCGAACGGCCCGGCCACCGCGCCCATCGCGTTCTGGTGGTAGGCCAGTTCCTCGCCGAGGCCCGGGTCCGAGGTGATCAGCGCACCGCCCACCACGTCCGAGTGGCCGCCCATGTACTTGGTGGTGGAGTGCACCACCACGTCCGCGCCCAGCGCCAGCGGCTGCTGGAGGTAGGGGCTGGCGAAGGTGTTGTCCACCACCAGGCGGGCGCCGGCGGCGCGGGCGATCTCCGCGACGGCCGCGATGTCGGTGATGCCCAGCAGCGGGTTGGTGGGCGTCTCGACCCAGATCACCTTGGTGCGGGGCCGCAGCGCGTCCCGTACCGACGACGGGTCGGCGGAGTCGGCGACCGACCACTCCACGCCCCAGCGCTCCAGCACCTTGGCGAAGAGCCGGAAGGTGCCGCCGTAAGCGTCGCTGGGGATGACCACGTGGTCACCGGGGACCAGCAGGGTGCGCAGCAGGCAGTCCTCGGCCGCCAGCCCGGAGGCGAACGCGAGGCCGCGCCGGCCGCCCTCCAGGGCGGCCAGGTTCTCCTCCAGGGCGGTCCGGGTCGGGTTGGCGGAGCGGCTGTACTCGTAGCCGCCGCGCAGGCCGCCCACCCCGTCCTGCTTGTAGGTGGACACCTGGTAGATCGGAGGGACGACGGCGCCGGTGAGCGGGTCTGCCTCCTGTCCCGCGTGGATGGCGAGCGTCTCGAAGTTCCGGGACGCCTGGGGCTGGATGTGCTCGTCGGTCATGGGCCCGAGCGTAATGCCCGTCGGCGGTCCCGGTGCGCGGCCGTGGTGCCTACGCTTGTACCCCGTGGGCGGGGCGCGGACCGACGGCACCCGGCCGGCCGGCGCGCCCCCGCACCGGCGCCCCGGCGCACCACCCGCACCACCCGCACCACCCGCACGACCTGTACGACCTGTACGACCCGCACCACCACTGGACCACAGCACCGCAACGGGGACGGATCATGGAGCTACTCGTCATCCTCATCGCCATCGTCATGATCGGCGGTGTGGTCGTGGTGCCGGCGCTGCGGCGGCGGCGCGCCGGCCAGGAGGCCGCACACGGCGCCGGGCGCGCCGAGGACCTGAGCGCGTACGGCTTCCTGCCCCGGGAGCGGCTCGACGTACGGCTGCCGGGCCCCGACGCGCGGCTGGCCGACGCCCTGGCGGAGATCCGGCGCACCCAGGAGTGGGAGCCGGCGGCCCGGCTGCTCGCCCTCACCGACGCCTCCTCGGAACTGCGCTGGCAGCGGGTGCAGACGCTGGCCGGGTCCGCCGCCCACGACCTGGCGCAGGCGCCCGGTCAGGGCGGCATGTGGCTGCGCAGCTGGCGGGTGCAGGCGCCCAAGGACCCCGGCGGGGCGGCCGTGCAGGCGCAGTTTCTGGTGATGCAGGCGCTGCGCGACCCGTCCTCCCAGGACTTCCGGATGATCATGGAGGAGGCGCGTACGGTCGCCGCCGAGGCGGCGCTGCTGGCGCCCGGCGACCCGGTCCCGCACATCGTCGAACTGATCGTGGCGCGCGGGCTGGCCTACCGGGAGGCGGACTTCGAGGCGCTGTGGGCGAAGGTGAACAAGCTGGCCCCGCACCACATGGGCGCGCACCTGGCGGCGCTGCCGTACTGGTCGGAGAAGTGGCACGGCTCGCAGGACCGGGCGGAGAGCTTCGCGCGCGCCGCGGCGGCCTCCGCGCCCCCCGGCAGCCTGCTGCCGGCGCTGCCGCTCTTCGCGGTCTTCGACCACCTGCCGGAGGTGCACACGGTCCGCACCCTGTTCCGGAGCGCGGTGATCACCGACGCGATCGAGGGTGCCCGGTACGCGGTGCACCACGCGCCGGCCGACCACCCGATGGTGCCGCACGTCCGGCACCTGCTCGCCTGGTTCCTGGTCCAGGCCGAGCGGTACGGGGAGGCGGTCGAGCAGCTGCGCCGGGTGGACGGGCACGTGGGCGCGGTGCCGTGGTCCTTCAGTCCGGACCCGGCGGCGGCGTACGTGGCCTACCGGGCCATCGCGGTGGCCGGCTTCGAACGCGGCGGCGGCACCCCCGCCCAGCTGCCGCACTGACCCGTCCGCGCCGGGCCGGGCGGTGACGGACCGGGCCGGCCCCGCCTGGCCGGTCCGATGCGCGTTCCGGCCGGTCCGGCGCGCAGGGCCGTGACCCCGCGCGCCAGTCCGTGTCCCCGCGCGTCGGGCCGTGTCCGCGCGCCGCCGGCCGTGTCCCCGCGCCGCCGGCGGGTAGGTACCCGGAACGGTCCGCGCCGGTGCGGCGTCCGTGTCGCACCGGCCGGGATGCCGTCCCGTGCGGTGCCCGTCGCACCGGTCCGGGGTGCCGTACGCCCCGGTGCCCGGAACGTCGGCGGGTACGGGGACCCGGGACGGCGACCGGGGACGCCGTACGCCGCGGCGTCCGGAATGGCACACCGCCCCCGGGCGTTGTCCAGCACAGGACCGCGACCGCCCCCGCATGCCTTCGAGGAGAACGCGATGCTGTTCAACCGGCAGAAGAACCACCTCCCGACCGCCGAGGAGGCACTGCCCGGCCGCGCCGAGCCGGCGTTCGGGGTCCCGGAGCGGCACACCGTCCTGGGCAACCCGCTCGTCGGCCCCTACCCCGAGGGGCTGGTGGTGGCGGACTTCGGGCTGGGCTGCTTCTGGGGTGCGGAGCGGAAGTTCTGGCAGGCCCCCGGGGTGTGGACCACCCTCGCCGGCTACCAGGGCGGGCACACCCCGCACCCCAGCTACGAGGAGGTGTGCAGCGGGCTGACCGGCCACACCGAGGTGGTCCGGGTGGTCTTCGACCCGGCGCTCACCTCGTACGCCGCGCTGCTCAAGCTGTTCTGGGAGTCGCACGACCCCACCCAGGGCTTCCGCCAGGGCAACGACGTGGGCACCCAGTACCGCTCGGCGGTCTACACCCACTCCGACCTCCAGCAGAAGGAGGCGGAGGAGTCCCGCGCCGCGTACCAGGCGCGTCTCACCGGCTCCGGGTACGGCGAGATCACCACCGAGATCCTGCCGGCCGGCCCGTTCTACCCGGCCGAGGCGTACCACCAGCAGTACTTGGACAAGAACCCCGGCGGCTACTGCGGCATCGGCGGCACCGGGGTCTCCTGCCCGATCGGCGTGGCCCCGGCCGACGGCTGACCGGCCGGCCCGCGGAGTACCGGCCCCGAATTGCCGGCCCGCGGCACGGGCCCGGGCCGGCAACCACCGAGCCCGGCCCGCCGGGTACCGCCAGCCCCGGCCGGCAACCTCCCGGCCCGCGTACCGCGCGACGCCCGGGACACCGGGTGCCGGCTGGGGGAACGGGAATTGTGGCTGACCGCCGACGGGGCGCGGGCGCACGTCCGCACGCCCGGTGGGGTCGAGGTGTGGCCGGCGGTGCGCGAGGGCATGGGCTGCCGCTGATCCTCCGAGGGACGTGGTGCCGGCGCCCGCCGCGGTGGCTGCTGCCGGTCACGGCAGGCACCGGGCCGGCCGTGACACCCGTCGTGGGCCGGTCCGCCCGGCACCGGTGACACCTGCGGCCCGGTGGTACCCGCGGCCCGGTGGCACCCGCGGCACCGGGGTCCGCTGACCGGTCGGTGAGGCCCCGACCGGAGGCCGACCCGCCCTCCCGGACACCGGGAGGCCAGGGCCCCGGGTGCCCGCACACCCGGACACCGAGACGCCGGAACGCCGGACACCCGCGCCGGGCCCCTCGGACACCCGCACATCCGCACGCCCGGCCACCCGGACGCCCTGACCCCCGGCCACCCACACACCCGCACGCCCGCACGCCCGCACGCCGGCACGCCGGCACGCCGGCCGGACCGTACCGATGGGTGCCGGTCCGGCCGGTGACCGGTCCTCCGCCACCCGTACGGACTAGGGTGGGGCGGCATGGGCGCAGGGTTGCTGGACACTCGTACCGACCGCGCCGAGGACGTGCTCGCACTGTCCCGGCTGGCCACCCGTGAGCGAGCGGTGTCGGCCATCACCGAGTGGCTGGCCCGGCGCACCGGCGGCCAGGTCGCGCTCCTCGGTTCCGACGGCGAGGTCCTGCTCAGCACCGGTACCCCCGACACCTCCGGCACCCCCGGCACCTCGGACATCCCCGATGCCCCCGACACCTCCGGCACCGGCGGCGCCCGCGACACCCTGGGCGGCGCCCGCGACGGCTCCGGCGCCATCGCCCCCCGCGGAGAGCCCGCCGTAACCCGGGGCACCGCCCCGGAACCCGGCAGCCCGGTGGCCGCCGGCGGGGCGCTCGCCGTCGCCGCGTCCGCCGTGGTGGACCTGCACCGCCGGGGTACGCCGTCCGCGGTCCTGGGCGGGACGATCCCCGGTACGGGTGACGGCGGCGGGGAGCCGTCCGGCACCGTGCACCTGGTCTCCCTGGGGCTGGAGGGCACCACCACGGCGGCCCCGTACCTCGCCGTGCTCGGCCCGCGGGCCGGTGAGCGGCAGCGGCTCGGCCCGCTGCTCGCCGACACGGCCCGCACCCTGGCCCTGTGCTGGCGCGTCGAGCAGGCCGAACGCCACCGGCGCCGGGTGGAGTTCGCCGAGGCGCACAGCCGGGAGGCGGTGCTCCACCTGCTGATGGTGGGCAGCGTCCCGGCGGCGCAGCGGATCGCCGGCGCGCTGGGCGGGGCGCTC
It contains:
- the greA gene encoding transcription elongation factor GreA, yielding MTQTSENVTWLTQEAYDQLKAELEYLSGPARVEIAKKIEAAREEGDLRENGGYHAAKEEQGKQELRVRQLTQLLEHAKVGEAPADTGVVAPGMVVTIAFDGDPDDTLTFLLASREYASSDVETYSPQSPLGQGVNGKKVGEDAEYELPNGKTASVRILEAKPYQG
- a CDS encoding ABC transporter permease, which encodes MTTLHGEEPTGVVGGLYTPPERGRIARSVRDSLIVARRNLIRMVRIPEVVIFGLIQPIMFVVLFSYVFGGSIDVGGQTDPAAYREFLMAGIFAQTVTFATAGAGAGIAEDMHKGLIDRFRSLPMTRGAVLTGRTLADLVQTALTLVVLAVVAAIVGWRVHDGALRALAAFGLLLLLGYAFSWIGALIGLSVRTPEAATSGGLLWLFPLTFISNAFVPSENMPAALRHIAEWNPFSTTVQACRELFGNLPAGYPVPDAWPMRHPVLASVLWSVLIIAFFRTLAVRRYRSAAA
- a CDS encoding ATP-binding cassette domain-containing protein, with protein sequence MPDAIRAEGLVKTFGAVRALDGVDLDVPEGTVLGLLGPNGAGKTTAVRVLTTLLTPDSGRAVVAGLDVLRHPDRVRRSIGLSGQFAAVDEYLTGRENLRMVGELYQLSGRDAKARAAVLLERFGLAAAADRPARTYSGGMRRRLDLAAALVVSPPVMFMDEPTTGLDPRNRQALWEVIEDLVAQGTTLLLTTQYLEEADRLADDIVVMDQGRVIARGTSDQLKARTGGERAEVVVRDRGHLPVAREVLRRLGAGEAAVQEHTRKVTVPVTGGARLLAEIIRELDGRGVEIDDIGLRRPTLDDVFLSLTGHRAEGAEDGGGPDADRRGTAGDGGRDRAAADGGAGKEAVR
- the ilvA gene encoding threonine ammonia-lyase, with amino-acid sequence MLSGVSRTTALEGSRFLTGLLGSPVHFKCENLQRTGSFKVRGAYVRIAGLSERERAAGVVAASAGNHAQGVALAASLLGVRSTVFMPVGAPLPKVAATREYGAEVRLHGHVVDETLRAAQQYAQETGAVFIHPFDHPDVIAGQGTVGLEILEQCPEVRTIVVGIGGGGLAAGIAVAVKALRPDVRVVGVQAAGAAAYPPSLAAGRPVSIHEPATMADGIKVGRPGDVPFGIVGELVDEVRTVSEDALSSALLLCLERAKLVVEPAGASPVAALLSAPDSFQGPVVAVLSGGNVDPLLMQRILRHGMAAAGRYLSLRLRLTDRPGALATLLAVLSEVDANVLDVSHVRTDPRLGLTEAEVELHLETEGPEHCAQVAKALSGAGYTVMP
- a CDS encoding MarR family winged helix-turn-helix transcriptional regulator yields the protein MPTSSDMTTQLDTNVLDALQHQVALFARRAEQTRLGGIGNARNSMDRAAYLLLNRLDQEGPMGVKALAAGMGIDSSTVTRQVAPLVDSGMVKRTSHPEDGRAVVLQLSPRGKARLEEVRSSRRDLMALVTEEWTPDERDVFCELLTRFNTALSAVHTAMPQASPAS
- a CDS encoding cystathionine gamma-synthase, translated to MTDEHIQPQASRNFETLAIHAGQEADPLTGAVVPPIYQVSTYKQDGVGGLRGGYEYSRSANPTRTALEENLAALEGGRRGLAFASGLAAEDCLLRTLLVPGDHVVIPSDAYGGTFRLFAKVLERWGVEWSVADSADPSSVRDALRPRTKVIWVETPTNPLLGITDIAAVAEIARAAGARLVVDNTFASPYLQQPLALGADVVVHSTTKYMGGHSDVVGGALITSDPGLGEELAYHQNAMGAVAGPFDAWLVLRGAKTLAVRMDRHCANASRVAELLVSHPKVTQVYYPGLPEHPGHEVAAKQMRAFGGMVSFRVAGGEEAAVEVCNRARLFTLGESLGGVESLIEHPGRMTHASTAGSALEVPADLVRLSVGIEAVDDLLADLSQALG
- the msrA gene encoding peptide-methionine (S)-S-oxide reductase MsrA → MLFNRQKNHLPTAEEALPGRAEPAFGVPERHTVLGNPLVGPYPEGLVVADFGLGCFWGAERKFWQAPGVWTTLAGYQGGHTPHPSYEEVCSGLTGHTEVVRVVFDPALTSYAALLKLFWESHDPTQGFRQGNDVGTQYRSAVYTHSDLQQKEAEESRAAYQARLTGSGYGEITTEILPAGPFYPAEAYHQQYLDKNPGGYCGIGGTGVSCPIGVAPADG